In Plasmodium gaboni strain SY75 chromosome 11, whole genome shotgun sequence, the following proteins share a genomic window:
- a CDS encoding putative insulinase has translation MHEYVKINNIKLEQDLEVEEYYSLDSGLRIILNKTKSPKIYGFFTLLTEAENDEGLPHTLEHLIFLGSHKYPYKGLLDFLAYKCLSEGTNAWTSIDHTCYTIETFGIEGFCNILPIYLDFILNPTLENDMFLSEVHHIFENGTHNGVVYSEMKSIENNCENIVERAVITNLYPNEKSGYRFETGGTLEGLRETNNNRVKEYFKKFYKLNNFAIIIFGNFKNDIILNIIHNFEQYHLQLNPSQRKQNIKINNTNINENAYTNINENANIYTNAYTNTNHCDNNQNLNDLIKTTNHNTCPNNQTNKTYDINKCKELFLKDIQSNDRPWRRPENIEKRKGSLIIKKYYPCNNLNNGQVTIAWRGCPWSDVKNKLAISLLGNYLTDLTTSPVSKRLLEDKETYCSSLDFSLEDLKENYFSIDIYDVSYKYKCRKMYNNNNNDNNDNNNNNNNNNNDDDKSKSSIHNTTCDHNEDNKNAANTLNTSNTSNTLNTLNTSNTSNTLNTSNTLNTSNNPTPHNDNIKMNVVANITRNCLNEVYEKPLNMDRLKNIIIRSYLQHLRDLETSPQYLLNEILIKYFIYASNLSDLEKCLNLKKIYIQLLNEDEKYWKDILKTFFIQNDYVEVRCYPSFKKAKKIERFEKKLIEMEQEKYGMEKLNKMVENIKKIKEGIEKKPTEASIDIVQSAKPRNVYIEGITVFRNFKSLINEPNKTDEQIFAHYKSGISNNNNNNKNDNNNKNDNNNKNDDNKKNDDDHNNNNDDHHNNNHHNNNNHHHNNNHHHNNNNHHNNDDGLSGGDPNYKLLKKLTNDLKRIIFPIQLSNIHSNFVCIHVLINSKNINDCLKPYLPLLSYLMFETDILVNNKNIKCERFMEEMIRNTINYDCNFGLGENAKNFKAGGLGNIICIQIVGLLENYEKLFDLLFLSIFKMNLTLERLEIILKSAYQNLLQKKNKPKTLVVNLEYALRYIKNSNSGLVSIGQQELILKLIENKNNLLNVYNKLNLLKDELFNLKNIALVIDGDFSKVQNIFSWYDKWFTIKNEETQEYIINNPIINFSFNSDMTNTXXXXXXXXXXETQEYIINNPIINFSFNSDMTNTCQSFKYFDQDINSQTINNKHDIINSEEDTKSQTINNKHDIMNSEEDTNGMYISLGPNQHKSLKEYLDTQFEADDKPFEMNYIKDKAYNGVVCGIKSTDVSYLKLTIKAPAGYDNKYYCCLLVLREFFSMTEGPLYSSIRGGGFAYECALEYNCILGEVSLRIYRSSDIISALKEAIKILKYYCNNEMKENELSIAKSSAYYSIFNNQETVSDRASQTIFLSLKNLNLNFYQELLSNVEKITTKDMLYVCQKYLSKIVDFKIDKKNALMGSTLSIICCSEKTEEIVNALKQKNDIINFGDICNVDVTQLYQFFKTYDIMVALKLSSHKDNLYGNDTNGANHHNVLDGNNISDGDNISDDDNISDDDNISDDDNISDDDSMSDDDSMSDACFDISCCSVHSEDDSYPGSSDHEKL, from the coding sequence atgcacgagtatgtaaaaattaataatataaaactCGAACAAGATTTAGAAGTAGAAGAATATTATTCCTTAGATTCAGGAttaagaataatattaaataaaacaaaGAGTCCTAAGATATATGGATTTTTTACTTTATTAACAGAAGCAGAGAATGATGAAGGGTTACCACATACATTAGaacatttaatatttttagGTAGTCATAAATATCCATATAAAGGTTTATTAGATTTTTTAGCATATAAATGTTTATCAGAAGGAACTAATGCATGGACTTCTATTGATCATACTTGTTATACTATTGAAACATTTGGTATAGAAGGattttgtaatattttgCCAATTTATTTagattttattttgaatcCAACATTAGAAAATGATATGTTTCTATCAGAAGTTCATCATATATTTGAGAATGGAACACATAATGGAGTTGTTTACTCTGAAATGAAATCaattgaaaataattgTGAGAATATTGTTGAAAGAGCTGTTATAACAAATCTTTATCCTAATGAAAAAAGTGGTTATAGATTTGAAACAGGGGGAACTTTAGAAGGATTAAGAGAAACTAATAATAATCGAGttaaagaatattttaaaaaattttataaattaaataattttgctataattatatttggtaattttaaaaatgatattatattaaatatcATCCATAATTTTGAACAATATCATTTGCAATTAAATCCTTCCCaaagaaaacaaaatataaaaataaacaacacaaatataaatgaaaatgcatatacaaatataaatgaaaatgcaaatatatatacaaatgCATATACAAATACCAATCACTGTGATAATAATCAAAACCTAAATGATCTCATCAAAACAACAAACCATAATACTTGCCCAAATAATCAAACAAACAAAACATATGATATCAACAAATgtaaagaattatttttaaaagatattCAAAGTAATGACAGACCATGGAGAAGACCagaaaatattgaaaaaagaaaaggatCATTAatcattaaaaaatattatccatgtaataatttaaataatggGCAAGTTACAATAGCATGGAGAGGATGTCCATGGAGTGAcgtaaaaaataaattagCCATTTCATTATTAGGAAATTATCTTACAGATTTAACAACATCTCCTGTAAGCAAACGATTATTAGAAGATAAAGAAACATATTGTAGTAGTCTAGATTTTTCACTTGAAgatttaaaagaaaattatttctctattgatatatatgatgtatcatataaatataaatgtcGAAAgatgtataataataataataatgataataatgataataataataataataataataataataatgatgatgataaatCGAAGAGTAGCATACACAATACAACTTGTGACCATAAcgaagataataaaaatgcTGCAAATACTTTAAACACTTCAAACACTTCAAACACTTTAAACACTTTAAACACTTCAAACACTTCAAACACTTTAAACACTTCAAACACTTTAAATACTTCAAACAATCCAACCCCACATAATGataacataaaaatgaatgTTGTTGCTAATATCACACGAAATTGTTTAAATGAAGTATATGAGAAACCATTAAATATGGATagattaaaaaatataataatacgATCCTATTTACAACATTTAAGAGACTTAGAAACATCACCACAATATTTATTGAACgaaatattaataaaatattttatttacGCATCTAATCTTAGTGATTTAGAAAAATGTTTAAatctaaaaaaaatatatattcaacTTCTTAATGaagatgaaaaatattggaaagatattttaaaaacGTTTTTCATACAAAATGATTATGTGGAAGTACGTTGTTATCCTAGTTTTAAAAAagcaaaaaaaattgaacgctttgaaaaaaaattaattgaAATGGAACAAGAAAAATATGGTATGGAGAAACTAAATAAAATGgttgaaaatattaaaaaaattaaagaaggaatagaaaaaaaacCAACTGAAGCTTCAATAGATATAGTTCAATCTGCTAAACCTAGAAATGTATATATCGAAGGTATAACGGTATTTAGAAATTTCAAATCATTGATAAATGAACCCAACAAAACGGATGAGCAAATTTTTGCTCATTACAAGAGTGGCATAAgcaataataataataataataaaaatgataataataataaaaatgataataataataaaaatgatgataataaaaaaaatgatgatgatcataataataataatgatgatcatcataataataatcatcataataataataatcatcatcataataataatcatcatcataataataataatcatcataataatgatgatggTCTTAGTGGTGGTGATCCAAATTATAAACTACTTAAAAAACTTACGAACGATTTAAAACGAATTATCTTTCCAATTCAACTAAGCAATATACATTCCAACTTTGTTTGTATCCACGTTTTAataaattcaaaaaatattaatgacTGTTTAAAACCATATTTGCCTTTATTAAGCTATCTTATGTTCGAAACAGATATTCttgtaaataataaaaatataaaatgtgAACGTTTTATGGAAGAGATGATTAGAAATACAATTAATTATGATTGTAATTTTGGTCTTGGTGAGAATGcaaaaaattttaaagCAGGTGGCTTAggaaatattatatgtattcaAATAGTTGGATTATTAGAAAATTATGAGAAATTatttgatttattatttttatctatatttaaAATGAACTTAACATTAGAAAGATTagaaattatattaaaatcagcatatcaaaatttattacaaaaaaaaaataaaccCAAAACATTAGTAGTAAATTTGGAATATGCCTTAcgatatattaaaaatagTAATTCTGGTTTAGTGTCTATAGGACAACAAgaattaattttaaaacttattgaaaataaaaataatttattaaatgtatataataaattaaatctattaaaagatgaattatttaatttaaaaaatatagcTCTAGTAATTGATGGAGATTTTTCTAAGGTccaaaatattttttcatgGTATGATAAATGGTTTacaattaaaaatgaagaaacacaagaatatataataaataatccaattattaatttttcttttaattctGATATGACTAATACANNNNNNNNNNNNNNNNNNNNNNNNNNNNAAGAAACAcaagaatatataataaataatccaattattaatttttcttttaattctGATATGACTAATACATGTCaatcatttaaatattttgatcAAGATATAAATTCACAAACAATAAACAATAAAcatgatattataaatagTGAAGAAGATACAAAATCACAAACAATAAACAATAAACATGATATTATGAATAGTGAAGAAGATACAAATGGTATGTATATTTCTTTAGGACCTAATCAACATAAAAGCTTAAAAGAATATCTAGATACACAATTTGAAGCAGATGATAAACCTTTTGaaatgaattatattaaaGATAAAGCATATAATGGTGTTGTTTGTGGAATTAAAAGTACTGATGTTtcttatttaaaattaacTATAAAAGCACCAGCTGgttatgataataaatattattgttgCTTATTAGTTTTAAGAGAATTCTTCTCAATGACAGAAGGACCATTATATAGTAGTATTAGAGGAGGTGGATTTGCATATGAATGTGCATTAGAATATAATTGTATTCTAGGTGAAGTTAGTTTACGCATATATAGATCAAGTGATATAATAAGTGCTTTAAAAGAAgctataaaaatattgaaatattattgtaataatgaaatgaaagaaaatgaattatCTATTGCTAAAAGTAGTGCTTATTATagtatatttaataatcAAGAAACTGTTAGTGATCGTGCTAGCCAAACTATCTTCTTAAGcttaaaaaatttaaatttaaatttttatcaagaattattatctaATGTTGAAAAAATCACAACAAAGGATATGTTATATGTATgtcaaaaatatttatcaaaAATTGTAGACTTTAaaatagataaaaaaaatgcaCTCATGGGATCAACCTTATCTATAATATGTTGTTCAGAAAAAACGGAAGAAATTGTTAATGctttaaaacaaaaaaatgatataataaattttgGTGATATATGTAATGTGGACGTAACACAATTATatcaattttttaaaacCTATGATATAATGGTAGCATTGAAATTGTCATCTCATAAAGATAATCTATATGGAAATGACACAAATGGAGCGAATCATCATAATGTGTTAGATGGTAACAACATATCAGATGGTGACAACATATCAGATGATGACAACATATCAGATGATGACAACATATCAGATGATGACAACATATCAGATGATGATAGTATGTCAGATGATGATAGTATGTCAGATGCATGTTTTGATATTTCATGTTGTTCAGTTCATTCTGAGGACGACAGTTATCCAGGTTCATCAGACCATgagaaattataa
- a CDS encoding putative haloacid dehalogenase-like hydrolase, whose product MKDEQMQCYYITEKGKNKXXXXXXXXXXCYKYMKENYERLYDYLLKEYELSMTNLVKKLLEQNIDMNKDGVQILTRIRTDALKYLAKQTNYDEIKFSSEIQKLWKEKKKDVHLFISPGTLEYLRELKTRGYILGAITNGDSDVNEIKFLNEIFSFVVRSMDYNFAKPNVEIFNIAENLLKEKNINFHVDEWLHVGDDVYTDIMGAKNKNINCAWITMFREGREISHKEWYSYLKLKYEQNDNKQTLSQFDPYADGLFAKFRKKDVVLPFDYIDIEIRHCRDLDSILSQQINN is encoded by the coding sequence atgaaagatGAACAAATGCAGTGCTATTATATTACTGagaaaggaaaaaataaaNNNNNNNNNNNNNNNNNNNNNNNNNNNNNGtgttataaatatatgaaagaaaattatgaaagactatatgattatttattaaaagaatatgaaCTTTCAATGACAAATTTagtaaaaaaattattagaACAAAATATAGATATGAATAAAGATGGAGTACAGATATTAACACGTATAAGAACAGATgcattaaaatatttagctaaacaaacaaattatgatgaaataaaatttagTTCAGAAATTCAAAAATTATGgaaagagaaaaaaaaagatgtacatttatttataagtCCAGGTACATTAGAATATTTAAGAGAATTAAAAACTAGAGGTTATATATTAGGTGCTATAACAAATGGTGATTCTGATgtaaatgaaataaaatttttaaatgaaatattttcatttgttGTTAGATCTATGGATTATAATTTTGCAAAGCCAAATGttgaaatatttaatatagcagaaaatttattaaaagaaaaaaatattaattttcATGTAGATGAATGGTTACATGTTGGAGATGATGTATATACAGATATTATGGGAGccaaaaataaaaatattaattgtGCTTGGATTACTATGTTTAGAGAAGGAAGAGAAATATCACATAAAGAATGGTATTCATATctaaaattaaaatatgaacaaaatgataataaacAAACTTTATCACAATTTGATCCATATGCAGATGGTCTCTTTGCTAAATTCAGAAAAAAGGACGTTGTTCTACCTTTTGATTATATAGATATAGAAATAAGACACTGTCGAGATTTAGATAGTATCCTTTCacaacaaataaataattaa
- a CDS encoding putative box C/D snoRNP rRNA 2'-O-methylation factor, which translates to MKKLYILFECSAGYFLLKIEEWEQIGSSEELEKKILKSDIFHQMVEFCAFIPFETAERALDNLLNINEGKATPFLLSFLEQNLPNNKNKYELGVADINLGKNLSNVGFNIIHNNNVLELFRACRQYYLKKISTYVNNIDIDIKHFNIGLGHSYSRSKLKLDPRKQDKSIINSIGTIESLDKNINLFSMRVIEWYSWHFPELKKIVTDVCMYCKLVNLIQIKEKFDFDEYEDKINDITQNEDLTKNICKVANLSIGQELTEEDLANILNFSNEVINLSNTRNILWNYLDNKLNIVSPNLKELLGNTLSARLISHAGSLVNLAKCPSSSIQIFGSEKALFNSLKGNKKTPKYGILYNSSYISKTPLPLKGRMSRYLSCKSAMAARIDSFSDYPTNSYGLIFKKQLEHKIQHMVKGVKLSKNIDYINEAEQIYRNELSSFHKDGKLDKQLNKEDKKKKKKKKKNKRKHDEDQPSGHSHQDEQDEKDEQDEGEKKKKRKKDKKKKKKDKKRENNEAQNEDDTNANSQMDDDLNGDVNEDLNDDVDGMTEHIEVQDEDEHERDVDQEQEQEENQEEEQDQEEEQEEEEKQEEQQEQEEQDQEKENDSDENEEDSDPEEDSDEDEEDD; encoded by the coding sequence ATGAAGAAGCTTTACATTTTATTCGAATGTTCAGCTGgatattttcttttaaagATTGAAGAATGGGAACAAATAGGAAGCAGTGAAGAACttgaaaagaaaatattgaaGAGTGATATTTTTCATCAAATGGTAGAGTTCTGTGCATTTATTCCTTTTGAAACTGCTGAGAGAGCTTTagataatttattaaatataaatgaagGGAAGGCAACACCTTTTCTGTTATCTTTTTTAGAACAGAATTTGCcaaataataagaataaatatgaattaGGTGTTGCAGATATAAATTTAGGAAAGAATTTATCTAATGTTGgttttaatataattcataataataatgttttGGAATTATTTCGTGCATGCAgacaatattatttaaagaaaatatcaacatatgtaaataatattgatatagatattaaacattttaatatagGTCTAGGTCATAGCTATTCAAGATCGAAATTAAAATTAGATCCAAGAAAACAAGATAAGTCAATTATTAATAGTATAGGAACTATTGAATCAttagataaaaatattaatttatttagTATGAGAGTTATAGAATGGTATAGCTGGCATTTTCCAgagttaaaaaaaattgtaacagatgtatgtatgtattgTAAATTAGTTAATCTAATTcaaataaaagaaaaatttgattttgatgaatatgaagataaaataaatgatataactcaaaatgaagatttgacaaaaaatatatgtaaagTAGCTAATCTTTCTATAGGACAAGAACTAACTGAAGAAGATTTAGCTAATATTCTTAACTTTTCTAATGAAGTTATTAATTTATCTAATACtagaaatattttatggAATTATCTAGATAATAAACTTAATATTGTATCACCCAATCttaaagaattattagGAAATACACTAAGTGCTCGTTTAATTAGTCATGCTGGTTCTTTAGTAAATCTAGCGAAATGTCCATCTAGTAGTATACAAATATTTGGATCAGAAAAAgcattatttaattctttaaaaggaaataaaaaaacacCAAAATATGGAATCTTATATAACTCATCATATATCTCTAAAACACCACTGCCACTTAAAGGAAGAATGTCAAGATACTTATCTTGTAAAAGTGCTATGGCAGCAAGAATCGATTCATTTTCTGATTATCCTACCAACTCATATGGacttatttttaaaaaacaaCTAGAACATAAAATTCAACACATGGTCAAGGGCGTTAAGCTCTCAAAAAATATCGATTACATCAACGAGGCAGAGCAAATATATCGAAATGAATTGTCCTCCTTTCATAAAGACGGAAAATTAGACAAGCAGCTAAACAAGGaagacaaaaaaaagaaaaagaaaaagaaaaaaaataaacgAAAACATGATGAAGACCAACCCAGTGGACACAGTCACCAAGATGAACAAGATGAAAAGGATGAGCAGGATGAgggggaaaaaaaaaagaaaagaaaaaaggacaaaaaaaagaaaaaaaaagataaaaaaaggGAAAATAATGAAGCACAAAATGAAGATGATACAAATGCTAACAGTCAAATGGATGACGATTTAAACGGGGATGTTAATGAAGACTTAAATGATGATGTAGATGGAATGACAGAGCATATAGAAGTGCAAGATGAGGATGAACATGAAAGGGATGTAGATCAAGAGCAAGAACAAGAAGAAAATCAAGAAGAAGAACAAGATCAAGAAGAAGAAcaagaagaagaagaaaaacAAGAAGAACAACAAGAACAAGAAGAACAAGATcaagaaaaagaaaacgACTCGGATGAAAATGAGGAGGACTCAGATCCTGAAGAAGATTCGGATGAAGATGAAGAGGATGATTAA
- a CDS encoding histone acetyltransferase, with translation MGLGGKNENKANVIKGAGSIGKYIKGNGSKIKQGGECNNSSENENSDNNNNNKSDNNIKNDDNNKSDNNIKNDEINKSDNNIKNDEINKSDNNIKNDEINKSDNNIKNDEINKSDNNIKNDDISNIPSTNTSTVSNKIQGKGSVSYKSKEKTGTHSSHNKNTKGNNNKVRTSGKIINSLSKYSDSYALIFPNALPVKQVLWGLDPLNKVWRYCSIVYARPKNKVLNDTNFMFPLNMNKNEIINKMNNELNNNNNVCMSESDYDYYVHWEKFDRRLDCWLGYENLRLLDKEPDDGLPLIKDNDNVSDHEHAGIDKEYLREHEENTKLKTINQIRFGKYLIDTWYFSPYPKEYQNIDILYICEFCLSFFKEYSELKRHTERCEIRHPPGNEIYREEKISIFEIDGSYFRIYCENLCFLSKLFLDHKTLKHRVNLFLFYVITEYDEYGYHITGYFSKEKYSKNNVSCILTLPQHQKKGYGKFLINFSYFLSQTEKRTGTPERPLSDLGVASYMAYWYETILKVLINYEQLSIQELSEITSIETNDIISCLEQKDIFKNSINGLDSFYYINPKQLEFILNKLKQTNNTPLCKNKLHWVSYDYYLALYE, from the coding sequence atgGGCCTGGGAGGAAAGAATGAAAACAAAGCGAACGTGATTAAAGGGGCTGGAAGTATAGGCAAGTATATTAAAGGAAATGGtagtaaaataaaacaagGGGGGGAATGTAATAACAGTAgtgaaaatgaaaatagtgataataataataataataagagtgacaataatatcaaaaatgatgataataataagagtgataataatatcaaaaatgatgaaataaataagagtgataataatatcaaaaatgatgaaataaataagagtgataataatatcaaaaatgatgaaataaataagagtgataataatatcaaaaatgatgaaataaataagagtgataataatataaaaaatgatgatattaGCAATATTCCAAGCACGAATACAAGCACGGTGAGCAACAAAATACAAGGGAAAGGATCTGTGAGTTATAAGAGCAAAGAAAAAACAGGTACTCATTCTAGTCATAATAAGAATACAAAaggtaataataataaagtaAGAACATCAGGTAAGATTATAAATTcattatcaaaatatagTGATTCATATGCTTTAATCTTTCCAAATGCTTTACCTGTTAAACAGGTATTATGGGGTTTAGATCCTTTAAATAAAGTTTGGAGATATTGTTCAATTGTATATGCTAGACCAAAGAATAAGGTGTTAAATGATACAAATTTTATGTTTCCattaaatatgaataaaaatgaaataattaataaaatgaataatgaattgaataataataacaatgTTTGTATGAGTGAAAGTgattatgattattatgTTCACTGGGAGAAGTTTGATAGAAGATTAGATTGTTGGTTAGGATATGAAAATTTAAGATTATTAGATAAAGAACCAGATGATGGTTTACCTCTTATTAAAGATAATGATAATGTATCAGATCATGAACATGCAGGTATTGataaagaatatttaagagaacatgaagaaaatacaaaattaaaaacaaTTAATCAAATAAGATTTggaaaatatttaatagATACATGGTATTTTTCACCATATCCTAAAGAATATcaaaatatagatatattatatatatgtgaattctgtttatcattttttaaagaatataGTGAATTAAAAAGACATACAGAAAGATGTGAAATTAGACATCCCCCAGgaaatgaaatatatagagaagaaaaaatatctATTTTTGAAATTGATGGAAGTTATTTTAGAATATATTGTGAGAATTTATGTTTCttatcaaaattatttttagaTCATAAAACATTAAAACATAGAgtaaatttatttttattttatgttattaCAGAATATGATGAATATGGTTATCATATAACTGGATATTTttcaaaagaaaaatattctaaaaataatgtatcATGTATTCTAACACTACCACAACATcaaaaaaaaggatatgGTAAATTTCTTATTAATTTTAGTTATTTCTTATCACAAACTGAAAAAAGAACAGGAACTCCTGAAAGACCTTTATCAGATCTAGGTGTAGCATCTTATATGGCTTACTGGTATGAAACCATTTTAAAAGTTCTTATAAATTATGAACAATTATCTATACAAGAATTATCAGAAATTACAAGTATAGAAACTAATGATATTATCTCTTGTTTAGAACaaaaagatatttttaaaaattctATCAATGGATTAgattcattttattatataaaccCAAAACAATTGGAATTTATACTTAACAAATTGAAGCAAACAAATAATACCCCCTTgtgtaaaaataaattacaTTGGGTCTCTTATGATTATTACTTGGCTctatatgaataa